From Glycine max cultivar Williams 82 chromosome 11, Glycine_max_v4.0, whole genome shotgun sequence, the proteins below share one genomic window:
- the LOC100815023 gene encoding GTPase LSG1-2, producing MGKKQNESQKTGLGRALVRQHNQMIQQSKDKSHFYKKKFLESFTEVSDIDAVVEQSLEPIPELAAASTTLISLDPDFVPGEATTPEEARKQQKQEEALHASSLRVPRRPPWTPDMSADELNASETQAFLTWRRSLARLEENKKLVLTPFEKNLDIWRQLWRVVERSDLLVMVVDSRDPLFYRCPDLEAYAREVDEHKRTLLLVNKADLLPVSIREKWAEYFRAHDILFIFWSAKAATAALEGKKLGSSWEDDNMGRTNSPDTKIYGRDELLARLQSEAEEIVDRRRNSGSSDAGPSNIKSPAENTAGSSSSSNVIVGFVGYPNVGKSSTINALVGQKRTGVTSTPGKTKHFQTLIISDELILCDCPGLVFPSFSSSRYEMIACGVLPIDRLSEHRESVQVVADRVPRHVIEEIYKIRLPKPKSYESQSRPPLASELLRAYCTSRGYVASSGLPDETRAARLMLKDYTDGKLPHYQKPPGASDEEQALEEPAGHDLVDLDASDSSGTEESSDDKSELAPNLEHVLDDLNSFDMANGLAPKNITTVKKPKASHKHHHKKPQRTKNRSWRAGNEDADGMPVARFFQKAANTGPMKAG from the exons ATGGGAAAGAAGCAGAACGAGAGTCAGAAAACAGGGCTAGGTCGAGCCCTGGTGAGGCAGCACAACCAAATGATCCAACAGAGCAAGGACAAGTCTCACTTCTACAAGAAGAAGTTTCTCGAATCCTTCACCGAAGTCTCCGACATCGACGCCGTCGTCGAGCAATCCCTCGAACCCATCCCCGAACTCGCCGCCGCATCAACCACCCTAATCAGCCT CGATCCAGATTTTGTGCCCGGTGAAGCGACGACGCCGGAAGAAGCGAGGAAGCAGCAGAAGCAAGAGGAGGCGCTCCACGCCAGCAGCCTCCGCGTTCCTCGCCGCCCGCCATGGACTCCCGACATGTCCGCCGACGAGCTGAACGCCAGCGAAACACAAGCTTTCTTGACTTGGCGCCGCAGCTTGGCGAG GCTCGAGGAGAATAAGAAGCTTGTTCTTACTCCGTTTGAGAAGAATCTTGACATCTGGAGACAGCTCTGGCGGGTTGTTGAGCGCAGTGATCTG cttGTTATGGTTGTTGATTCACGAGATCCGTTGTTCTATCGTTGTCCAGACCTTGAG GCTTATGCACGGGAGGTTGATGAGCATAAACGCACATTGCTTTTGGTTAATAAGGCAGATCTTTTACCTGTTTCTATCAG AGAGAAATGGGCAGAATATTTTCGTGCTCATGATATTCTCTTCATCTTCTGGTCGGCTAAAGCTGCTACTGCTGCCTTGGAAGGCAAAAAACTTGGTTCATCATGGGAGGATGATAACATGGGGAGAACTAATAGCCCAGACACAAAGATATATGGAAGGGATGAACTTTTGGCCCGCTTGCAATCAGAGGCAGAAGAGATAGTTGACAGGAGAAGAAATTCAGGCTCCTCTGATGCAGGACCATCTAATATTAAATCCCCTGCTGAAAATACTGCTGGTAGTTCATCATCGAGTAATGTAATTGTGGGATTTGTTGGATATCCTAACGTGGGGAAAAGTTCAACTATTAATGCTCTGGTTGGTCAAAAACGCACTGGTGTCACCTCTACCCCAGGGAAAACAAAGCACTTTCAGACATTAATTATCTCGGATGAGCTGATCCTCTGTGATTGTCCTGGATTAGTTTTTCCATCCTTCTCAAGCTCAAGATATGAGATGATTGCTTGTGGGGTGTTACCTATTGATAGGTTGTCTGAACACAGAGAATCTGTCCAAGTTGTAGCTGATAGAGTCCCAAGACATGTCATCGAGGAGATTTATAAGATAAGGCTTCCTAAACCTAAGTCATATGAGTCCCAATCGCGCCCTCCTTTAGCGTCTGAACTTTTGAGAGCATATTGTACTTCTCGAGGGTATGTTGCCTCTAGTGGACTCCCTGATGAAACCAGGGCTGCCCGTCTGATGTTGAAAGATTACACTGATGGGAAGCTGCCTCACTATCAAAAGCCTCCCGGAGCATCAGATGAGGAACAAGCTTTGGAAGAACCTGCGGGACATGACTTGGTTGACTTGGATGCATCAGATTCATCTGGTACTGAAGAGTCTTCAGATGACAAGAGTGAACTTGCACCAAATCTTGAACATGTATTGGATGATCTCAATTCATTTGACATGGCTAATGGACTTGCTCCAAAGAATATTACTACTGTTAAGAAGCCTAAGGCATCTCATAAGCACCACCATAAAAAGCCACAGAGGACAAAAAATCGTTCTTGGAGAGCAGGAAACGAGGATGCTGATGGGATGCCAGTTGCAAGATTCTTTCAGAAAGCAGCAAATACAGGTCCTATGAAGGCTGGGTAA